The genomic window TCTTCTCCATATATGAGGTTTACTGCCTTTATCTGCCCCTTTCCAAGGTTTTTTTGGTATTCAAGCAGGCTTATCACGAGTGCATAGCCTTTAAAAAGTCTTTGTTGGTCTTGAACTTCTTGAGTTTATCAAGGAGAAACTCCATAGCTTCTATGGCGTCCATAGTGGCTAAGAACTTCCTTAAGACCCATATCCTCTGAAGTTCCCAATCTTCAAGCAGAAGCTCCTCCTTCCTGGTGCCAGACTTCTCTATGTTTATGGCTGGGAATATCCTCCTCTCCATTAGCCTTCTGTCTAAGTGTATCTCCATGTTCCCTGTGCCCTTGAACTCTTCGTATATAACATCGTCCATCTTTGAACCAGTTTCTATAAGAGCGGTTGCTATTATTGTTAGAGAGCCACCCTCTTCTATGTTCCGTGCCGCACCGAAAAATTTTTTGGGTCTTTGAAGTGCGGTCGCCTCTATACCACCGGTCAAAACTCTACCTGTGGGTGGGGTAACTGCGTTGGCTGCCCTTCCAAAGCGGGTCATGGAGTCCAGAAGTATCACCACATCCTGCTTTAGTTCTACGAGCCTCTTTGCCTTTTCTACAACCAGCTCCGCCACTTGCATATGTCTTTCTGGTGGCTCGTCAAAGGTAGAGGCGATAACTTCTGCACCATCACCCACTATCCTTCTCATTTCTGTGACCTCTTCTGGTCTTTCGTCTATGAGCAGGATTATCAGATGCACCTCAGGGTGATTCTGTATAAGGGCTTTTGCTATTTTCTGCAGAAGCACCGTCTTTCCAGCCTTTGGTGGTGCCACTATCATACCTCTCTGTCCCTTCCCTATGGGTGCTATAAGGCTTATAACCCTTGTGGATAGTTCTGTAGGGGATGTTTCAAGGTTAAACCGCTCTGTTGGATGGTAAGGAGTGAGTTTTTCAAACTGAGGTCTCGCCTTAAGAAGGTCTGGGTCTGGTGGTAGTCCATTAACGGACTCAATCTTTATAAGTGCTTGGTATTTTTCCTTCTCCTGTGGCGGTCTTGCAAAGCCTACTATGGTATCACCAGTCCTTAGTCCAAACCTCTTTATCTGGGATGGTGCCACATAGACATCGGTGTAGCTGGGCATATAGTTGTTCTCAGAGCTTCTTATAAAGCCATAGCTCTCAGGCAAAATCTCTAATACACCCTTTACAAAGTTTAGTCCCTCCTCTTTTGCCTGCACTGTGAGTATTTTCTCTATAAGCTCTTCCTTCCTTAGCCCAGTTACCCTTGAAAGCTCAAGGTCTCTACCTATTTTCTGTAGCTCCTGAAGGGATAGCTTCTTAAGCTCTTCAAGTGTATAAACCTTTTTCTCTTGAACTTGTTCCATACTCCAAAACCTCCTTTATTTTCCTATGCAGAACTTTGAAAATATACTTCCCAGCACATCTTCCGTGCTAACAACTCCAAGAATTTCCTCCAAATAGCTAAGGGCTTCTCTCAAATCAAGCATGAGTATCTCTGGGAACAGCTCTTCTCTCTCCAGTCTGTATATTAATGATTTTAACACTTCTGAGGATTTTTTCAAGAGGTTTTCATGCCTGACGGTAATGTAAACCTGTAGTCCATCGCCTACATGGAGACCAAGCCTTTGCAGGGTTCTCTCCTTCAGCTCTTCCAGTCCACGCCCAGTTAAAGCACTTACCCCCATAGCCTCAGGGAAGACCCTAAACACCTCTTCCTTAACACCTCTGTCTATCTTGTTAGCCACCACAATATGCTCAAGGTCTTTGACCATGGAATATATGTTTAGGTCTTCTTCCTCAAGAGGACTGCTAACGTCCACCACAAAGAGAACCATGTCCGCACTTTTGAGTTTTTGGAGACTTCTTTCCACTCCTATCTTTTCCACAGGGTCTTGTGCATGCCTTATGCCCGCAGTATCTATGAGGTTTACCGGTATGCCCTTAAGAGTTAGAGTTTCTTGCAAAAAGTCTCTTGTAGTCCCGGGAATGTCTGTAACTATGGCTCTTTCCGTGCCAAGCAATGCATTAAAGAGAGAGGATTTACCTACATTTGGCTTTCCAACTATAGCAAGGTTTATGCCCCTTCTGAGAAACTCTCCAGTTTTTACCGTTGAAAGGAGGCTTTCTATGTCCCTAAGGATTTCCTTGAGCAGGTTTATTAGCTGGTTTCTGCTAAGGGTGGGTATGTCCTCCTCTGAAAACTCTATGTCCGCCTCCACATAGGCAAGAAGTTCAAGAAGTCTGTTTCTAAGGGAGTTTATAAGAGAAGAGAGCTCTCCCTGGAGTTGCCTCTGGGCAGACCTCAGGCTAAGTTCAGACTTAGCACCGATGAGGTCTCCTACTGCTTCCGCCTGCAGGAGGTCTAACTTTCCATTTAAGAAGGCTCTCTTGGTAAACTCCCCAGGCTCTGCCAGTCTTATACCCCTTGAAAGGAAAAGCTCAAGGGCTTTTTTTAGAATTAAGGGGTTTCCATGCAGGAAAAGCTCCACCATGTCTTCACCCGTGTAGCTTTTTGGAGATGGGTAAAAGATTAGAATTCCCTCGTCAAGCACGCTACCATCCATATCCTTTAATTTCACAAAATGGGCATACCTTGGCTTTAGACTTCCTCTGAGAAGCAAAAGGTCTTTTATCCTTTCCCATACACCAAGACCAGAGAGCCTTATAGCTCCAATGGCACTTTCACCAAAGGGGGTTGCTATGGCAACTATGGGTTCTCTTTGCCTTACCATGGGTTTTAGAAAAAACTTATTCAGTCTAATATAAGCGTCAAGTTCTTAGCATGCTCAAGGGCTTTCCTAAACTCCTCTTTGCTTATCCTTCTTGAAAGTTCAGGATACTTGTAGGCTTGATAGTATGGCATGTATTGGTCCATTACATTAACCGCCATGCGAGGGGAGATGGACCTTAGCTCTTCCATTACCGTTTTTGTTTTGGCTATATCTTGTGGCAGGACAAGATGCCTCACTAAAAGACCCCTTATGGCTATGCCTTCTTGGTCTACTTGAAGGTCTCCCACCTGCCTATACATTTCCCTTATCGCCTGAAGGGCTACCTTGTGGTAGTCCCTTACCTTTGAGTATTTCTTACCAGCAATGTCATCACCATACTTGAAGTCCGCCAAATATATGTCTACAATACCATCAAGAAGCCTAAGACTTTCAAGACTGTCGTAAGAAGAAGTGTTATACACTATAGGAATTCTTAGACCACCCTTTACCGCGATGTATAGGGCTTGAAGTATCTGAGGCACCACGTGGGATGGGCTCACAAGGTTTATGTTATGACAGCCAAGTCTCTGGAGCTTTAGAAAAACCTCCGCAAGGTCTTCCGGTTTTAGCTCCTCACCCTCTCCCAAATGGCTTATGGTATGGTTTTGACAGTAAACACATCTCATATTGCAGTAGGAAAAAAACACCGTTCCAGAACCCCTTTTGCCCCTTATGGGTCTTTCTTCGCCCCTGTGAGGAAAGTAGTCTGCCACAATTGCGTATCTGCCAGTTTTGCAATACCCCCTTTCGTCTTCCAGTCTGTTTACACCGCATCTATGGGGGCAAACCCGGCAATTAGAGAGCATATCAAGAGCCCTGTTTATGCGAGCGAGCCACTCCTCCTCGCTTAAGTTGAGATAGGATGGATGTTTTCTCATCGCAGTTTGGGTTATAATATACGCTATGAAACTAAAAATAGACAAGGGAGAATTTTTGTCCGCCCTTCAGAAGGCAAAGAACGCCACAGAGAAAAAGTCTGCCCTACCCATACTGAACAATTTTCTCCTAATCGCAGAGGATGAGTTTCTTACTCTAAAGGCAACAGACCTTGAAAACTTTCTATCCCTGCGTATATCCGCAGAGGTAGAAGATGAGGGTAAAACAGCAGTTAACGCAGATAAGCTCACCAATGTAATAAAAAGCCTTCCCGTTGCTACAGTTTATCTTGAGCTAAAGGAAGACAAGCTAACTGTGGGAGGTGGCAGGAGCACCTTTAGGCTTACAACCCTTGACCCAGAGGACTTTCCAGAGTTTCCTCAACCAGAAACCTCCACAGAGCTTCCTTCGGTAGACCTTATCAAGGCGATAGACAAGGTGGAGTATTCCATATCAAAGGACGATGCTCGTTATGCACTGCAGGGTCTCTATGTTCACGAGGTGGATGGAAAGACTCACTTTGTGGGCTCAGACGGACACAGGCTTGCCCTCTTTTGGCGGAATTCCCCTTTCCCTATGGAGCTACTTATACCAAGAAAAAGCCTAAAGGTTATTCAAGGTCTTATGAAGGACTATATTGGTGTTGTCCAATCTGGAAAGGATGAGTCCTTTGCCCACTTTATTGGAGAGGACTGGAGCTTGTCAGTAAGGCTCTTGGAGGGTGAATACCCAGACTACATGGCGGTCATACCCAGAAACTTTAACCATGAGGTGGTTGTTAACAAGGATGCCCTTCTTGAAAGCCTAAAGAGGCTTTCCGCTATAGCGGAGTCTTCCGCCTTTCCTGTGAAGATTAGCTTTTCCGACCACGTTGCCCTTCTTGAAATATCAGACCCAGAGTATGGAGAGGGAAGGGATGAGGTAGATGTGGACTACACCGGTGAGCCTGTAGAGGTAGGTTTTAACGGCAAATACCTTATTGAAGCCCTTGACAGTTTTGATGTGGATAGGGTATGGATAAAGATTGTTGACCCAGATAGTGCGGTAGTTATTGAGTCCGATGACACAGAAAGGGACCCATACCTCTGCGTGGTTATGCCAATGAGGCTCTAAGAATTGGCTTTCTGTTTGCCTCCGCTTCTTTTATTCTTCTCACTGGCGTTTTGTGAGGAGAGGACTTGAGATGTTCGGGGTTTTCTTGTGTGGTCTTTACGATCTCCTCTAAGGCTTTAGCAAACCTTTCAAGGGTCTGAGGGCTTTCCGTTTCTGTGGGTTCTATCATAAGAGCTTCCCTTACCGTAAGTGGAAAGTATACGGTGGGTGCATAAAAGCCTCTATCCAATAGAGCCTTAGCCACGTCCATAGCCTTTACATCCCACTTTAAGAGGTTTTGAGCGGACAAGACAAACTCATGCATGCAAGGGACATGCTCATAGGGGTCAAGTAGTAGGTCTTTAAGAAGCGTTCTCAAATATCTGGCGTTGAGGATAGCGTATTTTGAAACCAAGTCTATCTGCGAGCCGTAAGAGAGTATATAAGCCAAAGCCCTTACAAAGACACCTACATGTCCATAAAAGGCAAGGAGCTTACCTACGCTCTTGGGTCTGTTCCAGTCAAGTCTGTATTTACCATCCTCAAAGACCACATGAGGGACAGGAAGATAGTCTACGAGCCTTTCTGAAACACCTACCGCACCGCCACCTGGACCACCACCACCATGAGGTGTGGAAAAGGTCTTATGAAGATTAAAATGCATAACATCCACACCCCACTCCCCTGGTCTTGCAGTCCCCACAAGGGCATTCATGTTAGCACCGTCCATATACAAAAGAGCGTCCCTTTCATGAAGAGCGTCCGCTATTTGTCTTATCCTCCTTTCAAATATACCCAAAGTGTTAGGGTTCGTTATCATAAGGCATGCGGTCTCATCGCTTAGCTTTTTTTGAAAGTCTTCCCAATCAAGCTCTCCCTCTCTGTTGCTCCTTACCGTTATTACCTCAAAACCACACAAGGAAGCGGTTGCAGGGTTTGTGCCGTGAGAGGTGTCTGGGACGAGGACCTTTCTCTTATGGAAGTTCCCCCTGTCTCTGTGATAGGCAAGTATCATTAAAAGACCCAAAAGTTCCCCATGAGCCCCTGCTGCAGGTTGCAGAGAAACCTCTCTAAAGCCACCTATCTCCTTCAAAAGCTCCTTTAGTTCATACATAAGCTTTAAAGTTCCCTGAGCGTAGTCTTCTGGCGTCATAGGGTGCAGGTTCAAAAAGCCTTCAAGGCTTGCGAGCTCTTCGTTTATTCTTGGGTTGTATTTCATGGTGCAAGAGCCAAGAGGGACCATGGTGGTATCTATGGCGTAGTTAAGTTGAGAGAGCCTTGTGTAATGCCTTACTGCGTCAAGCTCAGAGACCTCTGGAA from Hydrogenobacter sp. T-8 includes these protein-coding regions:
- the rho gene encoding transcription termination factor Rho, which gives rise to MEQVQEKKVYTLEELKKLSLQELQKIGRDLELSRVTGLRKEELIEKILTVQAKEEGLNFVKGVLEILPESYGFIRSSENNYMPSYTDVYVAPSQIKRFGLRTGDTIVGFARPPQEKEKYQALIKIESVNGLPPDPDLLKARPQFEKLTPYHPTERFNLETSPTELSTRVISLIAPIGKGQRGMIVAPPKAGKTVLLQKIAKALIQNHPEVHLIILLIDERPEEVTEMRRIVGDGAEVIASTFDEPPERHMQVAELVVEKAKRLVELKQDVVILLDSMTRFGRAANAVTPPTGRVLTGGIEATALQRPKKFFGAARNIEEGGSLTIIATALIETGSKMDDVIYEEFKGTGNMEIHLDRRLMERRIFPAINIEKSGTRKEELLLEDWELQRIWVLRKFLATMDAIEAMEFLLDKLKKFKTNKDFLKAMHS
- the mnmE gene encoding tRNA uridine-5-carboxymethylaminomethyl(34) synthesis GTPase MnmE; this translates as MVRQREPIVAIATPFGESAIGAIRLSGLGVWERIKDLLLLRGSLKPRYAHFVKLKDMDGSVLDEGILIFYPSPKSYTGEDMVELFLHGNPLILKKALELFLSRGIRLAEPGEFTKRAFLNGKLDLLQAEAVGDLIGAKSELSLRSAQRQLQGELSSLINSLRNRLLELLAYVEADIEFSEEDIPTLSRNQLINLLKEILRDIESLLSTVKTGEFLRRGINLAIVGKPNVGKSSLFNALLGTERAIVTDIPGTTRDFLQETLTLKGIPVNLIDTAGIRHAQDPVEKIGVERSLQKLKSADMVLFVVDVSSPLEEEDLNIYSMVKDLEHIVVANKIDRGVKEEVFRVFPEAMGVSALTGRGLEELKERTLQRLGLHVGDGLQVYITVRHENLLKKSSEVLKSLIYRLEREELFPEILMLDLREALSYLEEILGVVSTEDVLGSIFSKFCIGK
- the dnaN gene encoding DNA polymerase III subunit beta; translation: MKLKIDKGEFLSALQKAKNATEKKSALPILNNFLLIAEDEFLTLKATDLENFLSLRISAEVEDEGKTAVNADKLTNVIKSLPVATVYLELKEDKLTVGGGRSTFRLTTLDPEDFPEFPQPETSTELPSVDLIKAIDKVEYSISKDDARYALQGLYVHEVDGKTHFVGSDGHRLALFWRNSPFPMELLIPRKSLKVIQGLMKDYIGVVQSGKDESFAHFIGEDWSLSVRLLEGEYPDYMAVIPRNFNHEVVVNKDALLESLKRLSAIAESSAFPVKISFSDHVALLEISDPEYGEGRDEVDVDYTGEPVEVGFNGKYLIEALDSFDVDRVWIKIVDPDSAVVIESDDTERDPYLCVVMPMRL
- a CDS encoding radical SAM protein, which codes for MRKHPSYLNLSEEEWLARINRALDMLSNCRVCPHRCGVNRLEDERGYCKTGRYAIVADYFPHRGEERPIRGKRGSGTVFFSYCNMRCVYCQNHTISHLGEGEELKPEDLAEVFLKLQRLGCHNINLVSPSHVVPQILQALYIAVKGGLRIPIVYNTSSYDSLESLRLLDGIVDIYLADFKYGDDIAGKKYSKVRDYHKVALQAIREMYRQVGDLQVDQEGIAIRGLLVRHLVLPQDIAKTKTVMEELRSISPRMAVNVMDQYMPYYQAYKYPELSRRISKEEFRKALEHAKNLTLILD
- the gcvPB gene encoding aminomethyl-transferring glycine dehydrogenase subunit GcvPB is translated as MLIFELSSKGRKGYRLPELDIEEVNLKEHLGEYFREDLKFPEVSELDAVRHYTRLSQLNYAIDTTMVPLGSCTMKYNPRINEELASLEGFLNLHPMTPEDYAQGTLKLMYELKELLKEIGGFREVSLQPAAGAHGELLGLLMILAYHRDRGNFHKRKVLVPDTSHGTNPATASLCGFEVITVRSNREGELDWEDFQKKLSDETACLMITNPNTLGIFERRIRQIADALHERDALLYMDGANMNALVGTARPGEWGVDVMHFNLHKTFSTPHGGGGPGGGAVGVSERLVDYLPVPHVVFEDGKYRLDWNRPKSVGKLLAFYGHVGVFVRALAYILSYGSQIDLVSKYAILNARYLRTLLKDLLLDPYEHVPCMHEFVLSAQNLLKWDVKAMDVAKALLDRGFYAPTVYFPLTVREALMIEPTETESPQTLERFAKALEEIVKTTQENPEHLKSSPHKTPVRRIKEAEANRKPILRASLA